One genomic segment of Pseudonocardia sp. T1-2H includes these proteins:
- a CDS encoding YihY/virulence factor BrkB family protein, which translates to MTSRTGARAGMRTTSRGATMRRVAVRTLVKAWDDNIFSLSAKAAFWQALSLPPLLLALLGSLGYVGDWFGPATVGEVCATIVDASRKVFAGQVVDEIIAPTAQTILTDGRADVVSIGFVISLWAGSSAVSALVDSTVTAHGQDGVRHPVWQRLVSLFYSLTALVLAVFGLPILALGPDLLPSVLPESWRPTAASLIDLFYYPSLGLLLVLGLTTLYKVALPRGVPWRRLLPGAVLAMVVFVVATSGLRYYIAFVTSTGYTYGALATPIAFLLTAFLLGFAVVIGAQLNNAIDEVSPAPATAGRRERLLVAGRTVLRRVRPFREGEA; encoded by the coding sequence ATGACCAGCCGGACGGGTGCCCGGGCCGGGATGCGGACGACGAGCCGCGGGGCGACGATGCGCCGGGTCGCCGTCCGAACCCTGGTCAAGGCCTGGGACGACAACATCTTCTCGCTGTCCGCGAAGGCCGCGTTCTGGCAGGCGCTCTCCCTGCCGCCGCTGCTGCTGGCCCTGCTCGGCTCGCTCGGCTACGTCGGCGACTGGTTCGGCCCGGCGACCGTCGGCGAGGTGTGCGCCACCATCGTCGACGCGTCCCGGAAGGTCTTCGCCGGCCAGGTCGTGGACGAGATCATCGCCCCGACGGCCCAGACGATCCTGACCGACGGCCGCGCGGACGTCGTCTCGATCGGGTTCGTCATCTCGCTGTGGGCGGGTTCGTCCGCGGTGTCCGCGCTCGTCGACTCGACGGTCACGGCGCACGGCCAGGACGGCGTCCGGCACCCGGTCTGGCAGCGCCTGGTCTCGCTCTTCTACTCCTTGACCGCGCTCGTGCTCGCCGTGTTCGGCCTGCCGATCCTGGCCCTCGGGCCGGACCTGCTCCCGAGCGTGCTCCCCGAATCCTGGCGCCCGACCGCCGCCTCGCTGATCGACCTCTTCTACTACCCGAGCCTGGGGCTGCTGCTGGTCCTGGGGCTGACCACGCTCTACAAGGTCGCGCTCCCCCGCGGCGTCCCGTGGCGCCGGCTGCTGCCCGGCGCCGTGCTCGCCATGGTCGTCTTCGTGGTCGCGACGAGCGGGCTGCGCTACTACATCGCGTTCGTCACGAGCACGGGCTACACCTACGGGGCCCTGGCCACGCCGATCGCGTTCCTGCTCACGGCGTTCCTGCTCGGCTTCGCGGTGGTGATCGGCGCCCAGCTGAACAACGCGATCGACGAGGTGTCCCCCGCGCCGGCCACGGCGGGCCGACGCGAGAGACTGTTGGTCGCCGGGCGGACGGTGCTCCGGCGGGTGCGCCCGTTCCGGGAAGGTGAGGCATGA